TGGGAAGACCTTTTCCCGGTGGAGCGAAACCGGCTCATCCGCCTCCTGGTGGATAAGGTCGAGATCCGCGAGACCGGAATCGACATGGAGCTGCGCACCAACGGGCTGACAACGCTCATCGCCGAGCTGGCCGGTCTGGCATGCGAAGTCACCGAACGGAGGGCAAGCCGATGAAAATGAAGCCGACCATTACCGTTGCCGACAACGGCAACCTGCAGATCCACATCCCGATGCTGATCCGGCGCATGCGCGGCCGCAAGACGGTCATCGCTCCCCAGGCCCTGGATGGAGAAATCACCGGAGCGCAGGAACCGGTGCAGTCCGCCATCCTCCAGGCGCTGGGAAGGGCCTTTTCCTGGGCCGACATCCTCGAATCCGGCCAGATCAAGTCCATCAGCGAGCTTGCCCGTACCCTCGACGTCGATGGCTCGTATGTGGCCCGCATTCTCAAGCTGACGACCCTGGCCCCCGACATCGTCGAAGCCCTGATCAACGGCGAGGAACCCAACGGGCTCTCGCTGGCCAAGCTGACCCAGACCTTCCCCGAGGACTGGGCCGAGCAGCGCCGCCAGTTCGGCTTCGCCACCGACTGACGACCGGACCGGAGACCACCCCAGAGAGCCGACCATCAGCGTCGGCTTTTCTTCTTTAGGGGGCAGGAAACCGGAGTTGACCACGCTTCTTTTCATGGCCGAGGCGGGTGATTTCGAAAAAAACGTCCGGTTGCGGCATCGAACGATGACCTAAGACAACCGCCCAAAACGGCAACCAGCCGCAAACCCATATCAATCAAGGATGTAGCTTTCCGGACGAGCTTCGGACTTGGTCCGGAGAAAACAGAGAATCAGGGGCCAAACAGAGAAAAAAAGGCGGGAGGATGGGGAGAATCGATGGTGCGAAGAGGTGCTTTGGAAAGATGTGAAACGGGCGCAACCCCTTTAGAAACAAGGGGAAAAAGAAAACCCGTCACCCCGGAGAATGACCCCAGAGAGACGGGTTTGTCTTTTCTAAATGGTGGAGGCGGCGGGAGTCGAACCCGCGTCCGAAAATACTCCCCTTCAAGCGTCTACATACATAGTCCTGTTTAGTTGTTTATCGCGCCTTGCTTCCTCCAGGACAAGAAACTTTCGACGCTACCCTCTGTTTTATTTCGCCGCCATTCCCACAGGTGAAAGATGGAAGCTATCCCGCTGAGTCGATGCCCAATCCCGGTTTCGCAGGAGCAACCGGGTAGGACAGTAGCTTATTTATGCTGCTACAGCATATGCATAGTCATCTGCGACTATATTTAAGTACTGACGTTTAACGAGCAATCAGAGACCTCGGTATGCAGCCTGAGCTTATATATCCCCGTCGAATCCGTTTCGCCCCCTTATGCGAATTTTGTGTGTTGGTTGAAAATTATTTATAGGTTTTCCGCAGCCGGTCCATCTCGCGGTCGGACTCTTTCTTCTTGATGGAGTGGCGCTTGTCATACAGCGTTTTCCCCTTGCAGAGTCCCAGTTCGAGCTTGGCCAACCCCTTACTGGTAAAGTAAATCTTTATTGGTATTAAAGCAAATCCTTTTTCCTGCACCTTGCCGATCAGTTTTTTGATTTCCCGGGCCGAAAGCAGCAGCTTCCTTACCCGCAAGGGGTCAGGGGCGTCCTGGGTGGTGAACTTGTAGGGCGAGATATGCACGCTGTAGAGAAAAACCTCACCGTTTTTAATCTTTACATAGCCGTCCCTGAGATTGGCCCGACCGGCGCGCAGGGATTTCACCTCAGCGCCAAGCAACACCATGCCCGCCTCA
This region of Desulfobulbaceae bacterium DB1 genomic DNA includes:
- a CDS encoding SsrA-binding protein codes for the protein MSGKIVATNKKAYHEYHIDSVFEAGMVLLGAEVKSLRAGRANLRDGYVKIKNGEVFLYSVHISPYKFTTQDAPDPLRVRKLLLSAREIKKLIGKVQEKGFALIPIKIYFTSKGLAKLELGLCKGKTLYDKRHSIKKKESDREMDRLRKTYK